The nucleotide sequence ttttaaactGATGctattgccatgatgtgatcaAACATAGAACAACGTTGCAATTCATTCAAATAAAAGATGAATCGAAGAAGAAGTACTTTGcaattttctgtcaaaaaaaaaagaagaacatAAGCTTATTGAAAATACTGATGAATATCCTGAATTTTCATCACAAATAAATCGTGGTGGAATGACAAGAGTTAATGAAGTCAATCCAATTCCAGAGGATACAACTCCTAAGAGCAAGAAAAACCAACAACCATCGTGGAACACTGAACAAAATTTAGTATTAATTAGTGGGTGGATAAAATATGGAATATGCAGTGTTGTCGGGAGAAACCAGACAAGTGAACCATATTGGTGTAAAATTGCTGAGTATTGTAATGAGCATTGCTCATTCAATTCTCCGCGCGATGCAGCTGCATGCCAAAaccgttttaattatatgagcaaattaataaataaatgggttGGTGCTTATGATGGCGCTAAGCGTTTGCAAGGAAGCGGTTCGTCAGAAGATGATGTTTTGGCAAAAGCCCAGGAATTATATGCATGTGGGAAGAATGTtcaatttactttaaaggaagaaTGCCGCGCTCTCCGTGATCAACCACGTCATGGTAGTCAAATGGGAGGAAATGTTGGGTCAGGAAATAGTGGATCTAAGAGATCTCACGGGGACTCAGTAGGATCTAGTGCTCGTCCAATGGGTAGGGAGGcagctaaaaaaaaaggtaaaaagaaaagcaaggaCGCTGCTTCCTTGGAGGAAGTGAAAAAGGAGTGGGTTGAATTCAAAGAAATCAAAGTACAAgagattgaacaattgaaaTAGTTCACCTTGGTGCAACAGGAGAAAAAcagattgaagaaaatgaaactgTATGTAAAGTTAAATTCCGAAGAGCATCTCGATGACCGGAAAAAAGAGTTGTTGGAAAAGTTGGAGCGTGAGCTGTTTTGAAAATTGCAATccaatatttgtttgtattcgGTCAAAATTGTCGGTGTTGTCAAGACCtcagtgtttgctttaataattgtcAGTGTTGTCAAGTTCTCAGTGATAGTCCctagtgttgtctagtccctcGTGACTTATTTCACCTactatttgctttaataattatggCAACTGTGTGCCCATTATTTCACCTactatttgctttaataatt is from Medicago truncatula cultivar Jemalong A17 chromosome 1, MtrunA17r5.0-ANR, whole genome shotgun sequence and encodes:
- the LOC11417068 gene encoding glutathione S-transferase T3; protein product: MTRVNEVNPIPEDTTPKSKKNQQPSWNTEQNLVLISGWIKYGICSVVGRNQTSEPYWCKIAEYCNEHCSFNSPRDAAACQNRFNYMSKLINKWVGAYDGAKRLQGSGSSEDDVLAKAQELYACGKNVQFTLKEECRALRDQPRHGSQMGGNVGSGNSGSKRSHGDSVGSSARPMGREAAKKKGKKKSKDAASLEEVKKEWVEFKEIKVQEIEQLK